One genomic segment of Fusobacterium sp. includes these proteins:
- the nifS gene encoding cysteine desulfurase NifS, producing the protein MRVYLDNNATTKMDNEVFEAMVPYLTEYYGNASSLHLFGKETNKAMNESREIIAKYLDAEPNEIIFTASGSESDNLAIRGIARAYKNRGKHIIASPIEHPAIKNTLKDLEDEGYEVTILHVDKNGMIDVEELKSVIKEETILITVMHANNEVGTFQPIEEIGKIAKENKIIFHVDAVQTMGKVDIKPKEMGIDLLSFSAHKFYGPKGIAALYWRNGVRFGKVLTGGGQEGKRRPGTSNVPGMVGMAKALEIAYRDMAEEFKKEEELRDYFESEVSKKIPEIVINAKGVKRLPGTSSITFKYLEGESILLSLSYKGIAVSSGSACSSDDLQASHVLLAMGIEPEFAHGTIRFGLGKYNTKEEIDYTVEVLVEVIEKLRAISPLWNEFKINNSK; encoded by the coding sequence ATGAGAGTTTATCTAGACAATAATGCAACAACAAAGATGGATAATGAAGTATTTGAAGCAATGGTACCTTATTTAACTGAGTATTATGGAAATGCTTCAAGTTTGCATCTTTTTGGTAAAGAAACAAATAAGGCTATGAATGAATCAAGAGAAATTATTGCAAAGTATCTTGATGCAGAACCTAATGAGATAATATTTACTGCCTCAGGAAGTGAATCTGATAACCTTGCAATTAGAGGAATAGCTAGAGCATATAAAAATAGAGGAAAACATATAATAGCAAGTCCAATAGAGCATCCAGCTATAAAAAATACCTTGAAAGATCTTGAAGATGAAGGATATGAAGTAACAATTCTTCATGTTGATAAAAATGGAATGATTGATGTAGAAGAATTGAAAAGTGTGATAAAAGAAGAAACTATTTTAATAACTGTAATGCATGCTAATAACGAAGTTGGAACTTTTCAACCTATAGAAGAAATAGGAAAAATAGCAAAAGAAAATAAAATTATATTTCATGTGGATGCAGTTCAGACGATGGGAAAAGTTGATATAAAACCAAAAGAAATGGGAATTGATCTTCTTTCTTTTTCAGCACATAAATTCTATGGTCCTAAAGGAATAGCAGCTCTTTATTGGAGAAATGGTGTAAGATTTGGAAAAGTTCTTACAGGTGGAGGTCAAGAAGGAAAAAGAAGACCAGGAACTTCAAATGTTCCAGGAATGGTTGGAATGGCTAAAGCTTTAGAAATAGCTTATAGAGATATGGCAGAAGAATTTAAAAAAGAGGAAGAACTAAGAGATTATTTTGAAAGCGAAGTATCAAAAAAAATACCTGAAATAGTAATAAATGCTAAAGGAGTGAAAAGACTTCCAGGAACTTCAAGCATAACATTTAAATATCTTGAAGGGGAGTCAATTCTTCTTAGTTTAAGTTATAAAGGAATAGCAGTAAGTTCAGGGTCAGCTTGTTCATCAGATGATCTGCAGGCTTCACATGTATTACTAGCAATGGGGATTGAACCTGAGTTTGCTCATGGAACTATTAGATTTGGTCTAGGAAAATATAATACAAAAGAAGAAATAGATTATACAGTGGAAGTTCTGGTAGAAGTGATCGAAAAGTTAAGAGCGATCTCTCCTCTTTGGAATGAATTTAAAATAAATAATAGTAAATAA
- the nifU gene encoding Fe-S cluster assembly scaffold protein NifU produces MQYTEKVMEHFMNPHNVGVIENPSGYGKVGNASCGDIMEIFIKVEDNIITDVKFRTFGCASAIASSSISTELIMGKTVDEALALTNKKVVDALGGLPPVKMHCSVLAEEAIKLAIEDYLSKKDKKEEK; encoded by the coding sequence ATGCAATATACAGAAAAAGTAATGGAACATTTTATGAATCCGCACAATGTTGGAGTTATTGAAAATCCATCTGGTTATGGAAAAGTAGGGAATGCTTCATGTGGAGACATAATGGAGATATTTATTAAAGTAGAAGATAATATAATAACTGATGTTAAGTTTAGAACTTTTGGATGCGCTTCAGCAATAGCTAGCTCTTCAATATCTACAGAACTTATTATGGGAAAAACTGTTGATGAAGCTCTAGCTCTTACAAATAAAAAAGTAGTAGATGCATTAGGTGGACTTCCACCAGTAAAAATGCATTGTTCTGTTCTTGCAGAGGAAGCTATTAAATTAGCTATTGAAGATTATCTTTCTAAAAAAGATAAAAAAGAAGAAAAATAG
- a CDS encoding D-alanyl-D-alanine carboxypeptidase family protein, with amino-acid sequence MKKILNVLLLTIILASSTVFAKEAEDEVALKEEKPLYKAMLLGDNRGKIYYSENIDEKYPLASLTKMMTLMVTFDQLEKGSIKMKDKIKVSKKSAQTGGSRIPMKEGDVFTLEDLIKATAIYSANNAAYAIAEYIGKGDADKFVKLMNKKSTDLGLEKELEFYTPAGLPSDMTKKGMDAGTARGIYKLSLEAAKYNKYMEIASIKETTIRDGKLKIKNRNLLLGEEGIYGIKTGHHSKVGYNISVLSDKEDMQIFTVVVGGPTYKKRDESVLSQMEEFYEHYHFRKLTDENISIAKVPVFSGDKEYADLYPDKNFTDILNKDSDIKISIKRNKGVIAPVESGKTLGEYKIVVDGNVVESGKLVTKEEVKLSISLKNIF; translated from the coding sequence ATGAAGAAAATTTTAAATGTATTGTTATTAACTATTATACTTGCAAGTTCCACAGTTTTTGCTAAAGAAGCTGAAGATGAAGTTGCATTGAAAGAAGAAAAACCTTTATATAAAGCGATGCTTTTAGGAGATAATAGAGGAAAGATATATTATTCAGAAAATATTGATGAAAAATATCCATTAGCTTCTCTAACAAAAATGATGACTTTAATGGTAACTTTTGATCAATTAGAAAAAGGCAGCATAAAAATGAAAGATAAAATTAAAGTAAGTAAGAAATCAGCTCAAACTGGAGGAAGCAGAATCCCTATGAAAGAGGGAGATGTTTTTACTCTTGAAGATTTAATTAAAGCGACAGCCATATATTCAGCTAATAATGCAGCTTATGCAATAGCCGAATATATAGGAAAAGGTGATGCAGATAAATTTGTAAAATTGATGAATAAGAAATCCACAGATTTAGGACTAGAAAAGGAATTGGAGTTTTATACACCAGCTGGCCTTCCAAGTGATATGACCAAAAAGGGAATGGATGCTGGAACAGCAAGAGGGATATACAAATTGTCACTTGAGGCTGCTAAATATAATAAATATATGGAGATAGCTTCTATAAAAGAAACTACTATACGTGATGGAAAATTGAAAATAAAAAATAGAAATCTTTTATTGGGAGAAGAGGGAATATATGGAATTAAAACAGGACATCATTCTAAAGTAGGATATAATATTTCTGTATTAAGTGATAAAGAAGATATGCAGATATTTACAGTTGTTGTAGGAGGGCCTACTTATAAAAAAAGAGATGAAAGTGTTTTAAGTCAAATGGAAGAATTTTATGAGCATTATCATTTTAGAAAACTTACTGATGAAAATATTTCTATAGCTAAAGTTCCTGTATTCAGTGGGGATAAAGAATATGCTGATTTATATCCTGATAAGAATTTTACAGATATTTTGAATAAAGACAGTGATATAAAAATATCTATAAAAAGAAATAAAGGGGTAATTGCTCCAGTAGAATCAGGAAAAACTTTAGGAGAATATAAAATTGTGGTAGATGGAAATGTTGTTGAATCTGGAAAACTTGTAACAAAGGAAGAAGTAAAATTGAGTATATCTCTAAAAAATATATTTTAA
- the nth gene encoding endonuclease III, producing the protein MTKKEKVKKILENLHEKFGDPKCALNFKTPFELLVAVILSAQCTDVRVNIVTKEMYKKVNTPEEFAALPVEKIEEMIKSTGFFRNKAKNIKLCSQQLLSKYNGEIPKDMDKLIELAGVGRKTANVVRGEVWGLADGITVDTHVKRLSNLIGLVKNDDPVKIEQELMKIVPKKDWIDFSHYLILQGRDKCIARRPRCSECEIREFCNHGKNIDK; encoded by the coding sequence ATGACTAAAAAAGAAAAAGTAAAAAAAATACTTGAAAATCTTCATGAAAAATTTGGAGATCCTAAATGTGCTTTGAATTTTAAGACACCTTTTGAACTCCTTGTAGCCGTTATTCTTTCAGCACAATGTACAGATGTAAGAGTAAATATTGTTACAAAAGAAATGTATAAAAAAGTTAATACTCCTGAAGAATTTGCAGCTCTTCCAGTAGAAAAAATAGAGGAAATGATAAAAAGTACAGGATTTTTTAGAAATAAAGCTAAAAATATAAAATTATGCAGTCAGCAACTTCTTTCTAAATATAATGGAGAAATACCAAAAGATATGGATAAGCTTATAGAACTTGCAGGAGTGGGAAGAAAAACAGCCAATGTGGTAAGAGGAGAAGTATGGGGTCTGGCAGATGGAATAACTGTAGATACTCATGTTAAAAGATTATCAAATCTTATTGGGTTGGTAAAAAATGATGATCCTGTAAAAATAGAACAAGAACTTATGAAAATAGTTCCTAAAAAAGACTGGATAGATTTTTCACACTATCTTATATTACAAGGAAGAGACAAATGTATAGCCAGAAGACCAAGATGCAGTGAATGTGAAATAAGAGAGTTTTGTAACCATGGAAAAAATATAGATAAGTAA
- a CDS encoding GNAT family protein gives MIEIILRKMMDKDIPDIYKYIHLNYVEKYYPDKEKDQWEAHRRWYSFVINSPTYLFYTIESLSSEFLGTVKFELDEDEAIISVYLIEGIRGKGYSETVVVNSINELCFEKPNIKKISAYILEENEISQKVFLKIGFKRKKNEEYNGTEHILFEKKVRALEEKL, from the coding sequence TTGATTGAAATAATATTGAGAAAAATGATGGATAAAGATATACCAGATATTTATAAATATATCCATTTAAATTATGTGGAAAAGTACTATCCTGATAAAGAAAAAGATCAGTGGGAAGCACATAGAAGATGGTATAGTTTTGTTATTAATTCTCCCACATACCTTTTTTATACCATAGAAAGTTTGAGCAGCGAATTTTTAGGAACTGTAAAATTTGAATTAGATGAAGATGAAGCTATTATAAGTGTATATCTCATAGAAGGCATAAGAGGAAAGGGATATTCAGAAACTGTTGTTGTTAATAGTATCAATGAACTCTGCTTTGAAAAGCCAAATATAAAAAAAATATCAGCATACATATTGGAAGAAAATGAGATATCCCAAAAGGTATTTCTTAAAATTGGATTTAAAAGAAAAAAAAATGAAGAATATAATGGAACTGAACATATTTTATTTGAGAAGAAAGTGAGAGCTTTAGAGGAAAAATTATGA